The following coding sequences lie in one Tichowtungia aerotolerans genomic window:
- a CDS encoding carbohydrate ABC transporter permease: MIRPQKGKLILLEALLLVAALLFIMPVVLIFLTSFKPDAEILRFQGVLPQAWTLENYRELLQSSAEIPVLKWLLNSFFISGCVTLLVLAVSSLCAYALARLDLPGRKQMVTLIIATMMIPGQILLVPVYLILNAFGWLDSPRALIFPAGAGAFGVFLLYQFFKGLPKDLENAAAIDGCSRLGIYWHVALPLSKSALAALAIFTFTGSWNDFLGPLIFLESLERYTLPVGIALFQSSYAIEYDLIFAACVICTLPVLVAFLIFQKHIIKGISLSGLKE; encoded by the coding sequence ATGATTCGTCCGCAAAAAGGGAAGCTCATTCTGCTGGAGGCTCTGCTGCTGGTTGCCGCGCTGCTGTTCATTATGCCGGTGGTGCTCATTTTTCTCACGTCGTTCAAACCCGATGCGGAGATCCTGCGTTTTCAAGGTGTTCTGCCGCAGGCCTGGACGCTCGAAAACTACCGCGAACTGCTGCAGAGCTCTGCCGAAATCCCGGTGCTTAAGTGGCTGCTCAACAGCTTTTTCATCTCCGGTTGCGTCACGCTGCTGGTGCTGGCGGTGTCATCGCTGTGCGCCTATGCTCTGGCGCGCCTCGACTTGCCCGGCCGCAAACAGATGGTCACGCTCATCATCGCCACCATGATGATTCCCGGCCAGATCCTGCTCGTGCCGGTCTACCTTATTCTCAACGCCTTTGGCTGGCTCGACAGCCCGCGCGCGCTCATTTTTCCCGCCGGGGCCGGGGCCTTTGGCGTCTTCCTGCTCTATCAGTTTTTCAAGGGACTGCCGAAAGATCTTGAGAACGCCGCCGCCATCGACGGCTGCTCCCGGCTCGGGATCTACTGGCACGTCGCGCTGCCGCTCTCCAAGTCGGCGCTGGCTGCGCTGGCAATTTTTACCTTCACCGGATCGTGGAACGACTTCCTCGGGCCGCTGATCTTTCTGGAATCGCTGGAGCGCTACACGCTCCCGGTCGGGATCGCCCTGTTTCAGTCCTCCTATGCGATTGAGTACGATCTCATTTTCGCGGCCTGCGTCATCTGTACGCTGCCGGTGCTCGTTGCGTTCCTGATTTTTCAGAAACACATCATCAAGGGCATTTCCCTGTCCGGTCTCAAGGAATGA
- a CDS encoding nucleoside hydrolase, with protein sequence MLKRYVTTINVMVCLVVIGMLIPHLGYAAGAASALAESPEKIRVLIDSDANNETDDQHAIAYALFSDDVFDVEGITVNKTRNGGDVREQMKEAVRVVKLCNRYLKVPLYRGANGIFEDILPNIDMPYFDGYEAVNFIIQQAKIKSDRKLVLLPIGKLTNIALALARDPSIIPNVKVVWLGSNYPKPGEYNMMDDLSAVRYLLESSVEFEMVTVRYKDTVNPGGTWVIKAYQEEIFRRMPGLGPHLSQSVTGRHGGEFSCFGDYSKSLFSCARQHGNPPYRSLFDVGAIAVVKNPDWARSTVMPRPALVGNGWEERPDNPMKMIVWDDFDADAILEDFFGTMEKSGSK encoded by the coding sequence ATGCTGAAGAGATATGTAACGACGATCAATGTAATGGTTTGCCTGGTTGTGATTGGAATGCTCATTCCGCATTTGGGATATGCAGCCGGTGCGGCATCCGCCCTTGCTGAATCGCCCGAAAAAATACGGGTGCTGATTGATTCGGATGCAAACAATGAAACGGACGATCAGCATGCAATTGCCTATGCGCTGTTTAGTGATGACGTTTTTGATGTGGAGGGGATTACGGTTAATAAAACGCGCAATGGCGGGGATGTTCGTGAGCAGATGAAAGAGGCGGTTCGGGTGGTGAAGCTTTGCAATCGTTATCTCAAGGTTCCTTTGTATCGTGGGGCAAACGGCATCTTCGAAGATATTCTGCCGAACATCGATATGCCTTATTTTGACGGATACGAAGCCGTTAATTTTATTATCCAGCAGGCGAAGATCAAATCCGACCGCAAGCTGGTTCTGTTGCCGATTGGAAAGCTGACCAATATTGCTTTGGCGCTGGCCAGGGATCCGTCGATTATTCCCAACGTGAAGGTTGTGTGGCTGGGGTCGAACTATCCCAAGCCGGGGGAGTATAATATGATGGATGATTTGTCGGCGGTTCGGTACCTGCTGGAATCTTCTGTTGAGTTTGAAATGGTTACGGTTCGTTATAAGGATACGGTTAATCCCGGCGGGACGTGGGTTATCAAAGCGTATCAGGAGGAGATTTTTCGCAGGATGCCGGGGCTCGGGCCGCACCTTTCCCAATCGGTGACGGGGCGTCATGGAGGAGAATTCAGCTGTTTCGGGGATTATTCGAAAAGCCTGTTTTCCTGTGCGCGGCAGCATGGAAACCCACCCTATCGATCCCTGTTTGATGTGGGCGCAATCGCTGTCGTGAAAAATCCGGACTGGGCGCGCTCAACGGTGATGCCGCGCCCGGCTCTCGTCGGGAATGGATGGGAGGAGCGGCCGGATAATCCGATGAAAATGATCGTGTGGGATGATTTTGACGCCGATGCGATTCTGGAGGATTTTTTCGGCACGATGGAAAAGAGCGGCTCGAAATAA
- a CDS encoding ABC transporter substrate-binding protein, translating into MRIKQILLVFVAAGLAISFLRYTDPRPRPARDGQIVLRFWNGFTGPDGRQIIKLVRQFNEEHEDIKVLLQRIEWGTYYNKLYVAGLGGRAPDVFVVHAPLLPRFAAAGLAAPLDSWVSGDGGFPVADFDPVVWNAGQVHGTQRAVPLDVHPFGMYLNRSLFRKAGLVDDAGDIRIPQTREPLLAAMRAMTRDLDADGAPDEWGYVLTTMRMIFQSVMTQYGGSLVSPDGKTSLINSPENRAVMQFFVDLIEKEKVCPQPEGFDSWVGFRQGKVGIVFEGSWMLSELEKSDLEWCGAPFPQIGPQPGVWASSHMMCISDSADSLRQRAARTFIRYLSDHSLEWAATGQIPVRRSLRETAAFKALPVQSAFAELIDSVRFSPAVPYKLELDSELELAFEKVLRRTATPEEALAVAHANIEKIIARMKPSAEEVQ; encoded by the coding sequence ATGCGGATTAAACAGATACTTTTAGTTTTCGTTGCGGCGGGGTTGGCAATTTCGTTTTTGCGTTATACCGATCCGCGGCCGCGCCCGGCGCGCGACGGGCAGATTGTGTTGCGGTTCTGGAACGGATTCACCGGTCCCGACGGGCGGCAGATCATCAAACTGGTGCGGCAGTTCAATGAAGAGCATGAAGACATCAAGGTGCTGCTGCAGCGGATTGAGTGGGGCACCTATTATAACAAACTGTATGTCGCCGGTCTCGGCGGGCGGGCACCGGATGTGTTTGTGGTGCACGCTCCGCTGCTGCCCCGTTTCGCCGCTGCCGGGCTCGCTGCGCCGCTCGACTCGTGGGTTTCCGGGGACGGCGGTTTCCCCGTTGCCGACTTTGATCCGGTTGTCTGGAATGCCGGGCAGGTTCATGGAACTCAGCGGGCCGTTCCGCTCGATGTCCATCCCTTTGGGATGTACCTGAACCGTTCTCTTTTTCGGAAAGCCGGGTTGGTGGATGATGCCGGTGACATTCGCATTCCGCAGACGCGCGAGCCGCTGCTTGCGGCCATGCGGGCTATGACCCGCGATCTGGATGCGGACGGCGCGCCGGATGAGTGGGGATATGTGCTGACCACCATGCGCATGATCTTCCAGTCGGTGATGACTCAGTATGGCGGATCGCTGGTGTCGCCCGATGGCAAGACCAGTTTGATCAATTCGCCTGAAAACCGGGCGGTCATGCAGTTCTTTGTCGACCTGATTGAAAAGGAAAAGGTGTGTCCGCAGCCGGAAGGATTCGACTCCTGGGTTGGCTTTCGGCAGGGGAAGGTCGGCATCGTTTTTGAAGGCAGCTGGATGTTGAGTGAACTGGAAAAATCGGATCTCGAGTGGTGCGGCGCACCGTTTCCGCAGATCGGACCGCAACCCGGTGTCTGGGCGTCATCGCACATGATGTGCATCTCCGACAGTGCGGATTCGCTTCGGCAGCGGGCGGCACGGACTTTTATCCGCTATCTCTCCGATCACAGCCTGGAGTGGGCGGCGACCGGCCAGATCCCGGTGCGCCGTAGCTTGCGGGAGACCGCCGCGTTTAAAGCGCTGCCGGTGCAAAGTGCGTTTGCCGAGCTGATCGACAGCGTGCGGTTTTCTCCGGCCGTCCCTTACAAGCTTGAGCTCGACTCCGAGCTGGAGCTGGCATTTGAAAAAGTGCTGCGGCGCACGGCCACGCCGGAAGAAGCGCTGGCGGTTGCGCATGCAAACATTGAAAAAATTATTGCGCGGATGAAGCCCTCCGCGGAGGAGGTGCAGTAG
- a CDS encoding multidrug DMT transporter permease, producing the protein MYIVSSYAIAVLFTVVTMLCWGSWANTQKLAAKTWRFELFYWDYVVGLLLLSLISAFSIGSFGEGGRSFLADIQQAELSSVGSAFLGGVVFNAANILLVAAISIAGMAVAFPVGIGIALIMGVLVNYIGAPQGDAVLLFSGVGLIAAAIVMDAQAYRSMSGSGLNVSTKGIVISAFAGVLMALFYRFVAASMSVDFVNPAVGKMTSYSAVVVFALGIFISNFVFNTIFMRKPIEGEPVSYRQYFAGGLKTHLTGVLGGAIWCVGMSLSMIAAGKAGYAISYGLGQGATLVAALWGVFVWKEFRGASKSTNVLLAFMFLCFVAGIAMIIMAGR; encoded by the coding sequence ATGTATATAGTTTCAAGTTATGCAATTGCTGTTTTGTTTACGGTCGTAACCATGTTGTGTTGGGGGTCGTGGGCCAATACACAAAAGTTGGCGGCCAAGACGTGGCGCTTTGAGCTTTTCTATTGGGACTATGTCGTTGGGCTGCTTCTGCTATCGCTGATTTCTGCCTTTTCGATCGGAAGTTTCGGGGAGGGGGGGCGCAGTTTTCTGGCTGATATCCAGCAGGCTGAGCTGTCGAGCGTTGGGAGTGCGTTTCTGGGTGGAGTTGTTTTTAATGCGGCGAATATTCTGCTGGTGGCGGCGATTTCCATTGCCGGGATGGCGGTTGCATTTCCGGTTGGAATCGGGATTGCCCTGATTATGGGGGTGCTGGTTAATTACATCGGCGCTCCGCAGGGGGATGCGGTTTTGTTGTTTTCGGGAGTTGGGCTGATTGCCGCCGCAATTGTTATGGATGCGCAGGCCTACAGGAGTATGTCCGGTTCCGGCTTGAACGTTTCAACCAAGGGGATTGTTATTTCGGCTTTTGCCGGCGTGTTGATGGCGCTGTTTTATCGTTTTGTGGCGGCTTCAATGTCGGTTGATTTTGTTAATCCGGCAGTCGGGAAAATGACGTCCTATTCGGCGGTTGTAGTTTTTGCGCTGGGTATTTTTATCAGCAACTTTGTGTTTAACACGATTTTCATGCGCAAGCCGATTGAAGGCGAGCCGGTGAGTTACAGGCAGTACTTTGCCGGAGGTTTGAAGACGCATTTGACCGGGGTTCTGGGGGGAGCAATCTGGTGTGTCGGCATGTCGCTCAGCATGATTGCGGCCGGGAAGGCGGGATATGCCATTTCGTACGGGCTGGGTCAGGGCGCTACGCTGGTCGCTGCGCTTTGGGGAGTGTTTGTCTGGAAGGAATTCAGGGGGGCGTCCAAAAGCACCAATGTGCTGCTTGCATTTATGTTTCTCTGTTTTGTGGCGGGGATTGCAATGATTATTATGGCAGGCAGATAA
- the rbsK gene encoding ribokinase, which yields MAKVVVVGSSNTDMVVKSNHLPVPGETILGGEFLMNPGGKGANQAVAARRLGAEVVFVARVGDDIFGRESVQGFGKEKINTDFIAVDAENPSGVAVIMVDEKGENCIAVASGANHALSAGDVDKAVVQIESASVLLMQLESPLATVEHAAALGAKKGKCVILNPAPAQSVSDELLANLDFITPNETEAEILTGIKVTDQESAQRAAEVLRGKGVGTVVVTLGSRGAYVQSEALSVLVPARNVDAVDTTAAGDTFNGALAVGLADGLSIEAAVGFANQAAAISVTRMGAQSSAPFLNELEL from the coding sequence ATGGCAAAGGTTGTTGTTGTTGGAAGTTCAAATACCGATATGGTGGTCAAGTCCAACCATCTGCCGGTCCCGGGAGAAACCATTCTGGGAGGCGAGTTCTTAATGAATCCCGGTGGCAAGGGAGCGAATCAGGCTGTTGCTGCAAGACGCCTGGGCGCTGAGGTTGTTTTTGTGGCCCGGGTAGGCGATGACATATTCGGCCGTGAATCTGTTCAGGGGTTTGGAAAAGAAAAAATCAATACAGATTTTATTGCGGTTGATGCGGAGAATCCGTCCGGCGTTGCCGTTATTATGGTCGATGAAAAAGGTGAAAACTGTATTGCGGTTGCGTCGGGTGCAAATCATGCGTTGAGTGCTGGGGATGTCGATAAGGCCGTTGTTCAGATTGAGTCTGCTTCCGTGCTTTTAATGCAGTTGGAAAGCCCGCTTGCGACTGTTGAGCATGCGGCGGCGCTCGGCGCCAAAAAGGGAAAGTGTGTGATCTTGAATCCTGCGCCGGCGCAGTCGGTTTCGGATGAGCTTCTGGCGAATCTGGACTTTATTACCCCGAATGAAACCGAGGCGGAGATTTTGACCGGCATTAAGGTAACCGATCAGGAATCTGCGCAGCGCGCTGCGGAGGTGCTTCGCGGCAAAGGGGTCGGGACGGTTGTTGTCACGCTGGGTTCGCGAGGGGCCTATGTGCAGTCGGAAGCGCTCTCTGTGCTGGTGCCGGCGCGGAATGTTGATGCGGTTGACACGACGGCGGCGGGCGATACATTTAATGGAGCGTTGGCTGTCGGGCTGGCGGATGGTTTGTCGATTGAGGCGGCCGTTGGGTTCGCTAATCAGGCGGCGGCGATTTCTGTGACACGGATGGGGGCGCAGTCGTCTGCGCCTTTTCTGAATGAACTGGAGTTGTAA
- a CDS encoding helix-turn-helix domain-containing protein has protein sequence MLCDLRAELEIFAVRQICKKNDRAWVEAQFTPILKRLLKATKEHDSAAFTKEDQVLHKTIIELANLPVLKSIWETVWETLARFHRESFSKYWPDLRILMREHEYLINTICSCDLSAAEDGVRNHLQAIWFRIAQKEDETQLQTSPLSRAVSYISFNLQHPLILNQIAGEIAFTSAGHLSKLFKDRYGKSFQSYVQEMRLDKAATLLQQTDLPISTIAHRVGYQDISRFGQHFKRRFEKTPNQWRQHTREKTG, from the coding sequence ATGCTTTGCGACCTAAGAGCGGAGCTGGAAATTTTTGCCGTGCGGCAGATCTGCAAAAAGAATGACAGGGCCTGGGTTGAAGCTCAGTTCACCCCCATTTTAAAGCGCCTTCTAAAGGCAACAAAAGAGCATGACAGCGCCGCATTCACAAAAGAAGACCAGGTTTTGCACAAAACAATCATTGAACTGGCGAACCTGCCTGTTTTGAAATCCATTTGGGAAACCGTCTGGGAAACTCTGGCCCGGTTTCATCGTGAAAGCTTTTCCAAATACTGGCCGGACCTGCGAATATTAATGCGCGAACATGAATATTTAATCAATACCATCTGCTCCTGCGATCTGTCGGCCGCTGAAGACGGTGTGCGAAATCACCTTCAGGCCATCTGGTTTCGAATCGCACAAAAAGAAGATGAAACCCAGTTGCAAACAAGCCCGCTGTCGCGCGCCGTCTCCTACATTTCATTCAACCTTCAACACCCGCTAATCCTCAACCAAATCGCCGGCGAGATTGCATTCACAAGCGCCGGGCATCTCTCAAAACTCTTCAAGGATCGTTACGGAAAAAGCTTTCAAAGCTATGTTCAGGAGATGAGGCTCGACAAAGCCGCGACCCTGCTGCAGCAAACAGACCTGCCGATTTCAACAATCGCTCACCGCGTAGGATACCAGGACATCTCCCGGTTCGGACAGCACTTCAAACGACGCTTTGAAAAGACCCCCAACCAATGGAGACAACACACTCGGGAAAAAACAGGCTGA
- a CDS encoding carbohydrate ABC transporter permease, with protein MKRGSFVYHLGGYTFTFPYLLLFAVFLIGPLLFGLGLSFFSWEMLSSESPHFVGLDNYREALDDPYFWRALKATAWFVVLAVPFTIGTALLLALGVNALPKRQGFYRAAFVLPTMINIAVAGLLWRWFYNSEFGLFNAALNVKVPWLTSAELALPSIALMTVWWTAGGSFLILMAGLNQIPESVYEAGAIDGVTGLRRFFSITLPLLRPALFFVSIMGVIGSFQVFGQTYVITGGGPELSTRVLVQYIYETAFRNYRMGYGAAMSWLLFLVIAVVSAVQFAVNRKGEPK; from the coding sequence ATGAAACGCGGCAGCTTTGTTTATCATCTCGGCGGATATACTTTTACGTTTCCGTATCTGCTGCTCTTCGCGGTCTTTCTCATCGGTCCGCTGCTGTTCGGGCTGGGACTGAGCTTCTTCAGCTGGGAAATGCTTTCCAGTGAATCGCCGCATTTCGTCGGTCTGGACAACTATCGGGAAGCGCTGGACGATCCCTATTTCTGGAGAGCACTCAAAGCAACGGCCTGGTTTGTAGTGCTGGCGGTGCCGTTTACCATCGGCACCGCACTGCTGCTGGCGCTGGGTGTGAATGCGCTGCCGAAGCGGCAGGGCTTTTACCGCGCGGCCTTTGTGCTTCCTACGATGATTAATATTGCGGTGGCCGGTCTGCTTTGGCGCTGGTTCTATAACAGCGAGTTCGGTTTGTTCAATGCGGCGCTCAACGTGAAAGTCCCGTGGCTGACCAGCGCCGAGCTGGCCCTGCCTTCCATTGCGCTGATGACGGTCTGGTGGACCGCCGGCGGATCGTTTCTGATTCTGATGGCCGGGCTGAACCAGATCCCGGAGAGCGTCTATGAAGCCGGCGCGATCGACGGTGTCACCGGGCTGCGGCGCTTTTTTTCGATCACCTTGCCGCTGCTGCGCCCCGCGCTTTTCTTTGTCTCCATCATGGGCGTCATCGGCTCCTTTCAGGTTTTCGGACAGACCTATGTCATCACCGGCGGCGGTCCGGAACTCTCCACTCGTGTGCTGGTTCAGTACATCTATGAAACCGCCTTTCGCAACTATCGCATGGGCTATGGTGCTGCGATGAGCTGGCTTCTGTTCCTGGTCATTGCCGTTGTTTCCGCCGTTCAGTTTGCTGTTAACCGCAAAGGGGAGCCCAAATGA
- a CDS encoding sulfatase family protein produces the protein MQSRRDFIKTAGATIASVSGMPAFGAVAARGKKQSPNVIFVLSDTHRYNAMSFTSEFVDIKTPNMDRMRREGVNFSNCFSTYPLCSPYRAMMQTGKWAWQTGHIDNHMDLQFRMDQSGNMAERQRNATLGYMFSNAGYRTVHVGKWHQGLNLNAQIAGYDLSYIWSGEFHEELSLKKNGEPFACPPADDMLMDGSGVPYSGVPAAGKRPAYPSHPYKIIGETDQALGVLQQHEFSEKPLFMVLALQDPHSPFDYMKQAKWPVGKWDEVGFARSEYSSGRVPGKPNHPPHTLDQYDPQSLKFYPYDETREAHRETCWHYYASVTATDDQLGRVLDAVDALPPDVRNNTIVIYTSDHGGMNGQYGAENGTKKYPNDASTHVPFLAWGPGQIQAPGRECDALIAGIDLFPTLCGLGGLTEELRRTGTRDAHECLAYLDSLDGVDHSRNVLSGDGPDPESVLVYNISNCHNGTPAQPIHRSVITKRHLYSVQGHWRSGNRNVGFGDWNNHPGEWMLFDRKHDRYEQNNLIASAESEPVKRTMRKRLESWLEKSEKPEWVERFRQGSHYAPCWREEQQDRAGLPPFELKDLLT, from the coding sequence ATGCAATCCAGACGTGATTTTATAAAAACGGCCGGGGCGACCATCGCTTCGGTCTCCGGCATGCCGGCGTTCGGAGCAGTTGCCGCTCGCGGGAAGAAACAGTCTCCCAATGTTATTTTTGTGCTGAGCGACACGCATCGCTACAACGCCATGTCGTTCACGTCTGAGTTTGTGGATATCAAAACCCCGAACATGGACCGGATGCGTCGGGAGGGCGTGAATTTCTCCAACTGCTTTTCCACGTATCCCCTCTGTTCTCCGTATCGGGCGATGATGCAGACCGGCAAGTGGGCCTGGCAAACCGGCCACATCGACAATCATATGGATCTGCAGTTCCGGATGGATCAGTCCGGAAACATGGCGGAGCGCCAGCGCAATGCCACGCTTGGATATATGTTTTCAAACGCCGGCTACCGGACGGTTCATGTCGGCAAGTGGCATCAGGGGCTGAATCTCAATGCGCAGATTGCAGGGTACGATCTTTCCTATATCTGGTCCGGAGAGTTTCATGAAGAATTGAGCCTGAAAAAAAACGGAGAACCGTTCGCCTGCCCCCCGGCGGATGACATGCTGATGGACGGCAGCGGTGTGCCGTACAGTGGAGTCCCGGCTGCCGGGAAACGTCCGGCGTATCCATCTCATCCCTATAAAATCATCGGCGAAACCGATCAGGCGCTGGGCGTGCTTCAGCAGCATGAGTTTTCCGAGAAACCGCTGTTTATGGTGCTGGCGCTGCAGGATCCGCATTCGCCGTTTGACTACATGAAACAGGCAAAGTGGCCGGTCGGCAAATGGGATGAGGTCGGATTCGCCCGCTCGGAATATTCCAGCGGGCGGGTTCCGGGCAAGCCGAACCATCCGCCGCATACGCTGGATCAGTATGACCCGCAGTCCCTGAAATTTTATCCCTACGATGAAACCCGTGAGGCGCATCGCGAAACGTGCTGGCATTATTATGCGTCGGTCACGGCCACGGACGACCAGCTGGGGAGGGTTCTGGATGCGGTCGACGCGCTGCCGCCGGATGTGCGCAACAACACCATTGTCATTTACACCTCCGACCACGGCGGGATGAACGGACAGTACGGGGCAGAAAACGGAACTAAAAAATATCCGAACGATGCTTCGACGCATGTGCCGTTCCTGGCGTGGGGGCCGGGACAGATTCAGGCTCCCGGCCGCGAGTGCGATGCGCTGATCGCCGGAATTGACCTGTTCCCGACGCTGTGCGGACTCGGCGGACTGACGGAGGAACTGCGCCGTACCGGAACCCGGGATGCGCACGAATGCCTGGCTTATCTGGATTCGCTCGACGGGGTGGATCACAGCCGGAACGTTTTGAGCGGTGACGGCCCCGATCCGGAATCGGTGCTCGTCTATAATATCAGTAACTGCCACAACGGGACTCCGGCCCAGCCGATCCATCGGTCGGTCATCACAAAACGCCATCTGTATTCCGTGCAGGGACATTGGCGTTCTGGAAACCGGAATGTCGGGTTTGGCGATTGGAACAATCATCCCGGCGAGTGGATGTTGTTCGACCGCAAACACGATCGCTATGAGCAGAACAATTTGATTGCATCCGCTGAAAGCGAACCGGTGAAGCGTACAATGAGGAAACGTTTGGAATCGTGGCTTGAAAAATCGGAGAAGCCCGAGTGGGTTGAGCGGTTTCGTCAAGGCAGCCACTATGCGCCCTGCTGGAGGGAAGAGCAGCAGGACCGGGCCGGACTTCCGCCGTTTGAGTTGAAGGATCTTTTGACCTGA